The Desulfovibrio desulfuricans DSM 642 genome includes a window with the following:
- a CDS encoding basic amino acid ABC transporter substrate-binding protein, whose protein sequence is MFRRVILALITLALLCGPAAAAEKFVVASDCTWPPMEMLDANKQPEGFSTDYLRAMGKAAGFEVEVRNIAWDGIFGGVATGQYDIVASSVTITPEREKQFDFSAPYYEVVQAVVLPAGKSIKTLADLKGKKVGGQIGTTGIFVMRKANVSADIKEYDDVGLAIQDLVGGRLDAVICDDPVAMYYVNKKPDTAGKLNISFKADEKEYYGFTVRKGRKDLVEKLNKGIAAVKASGEDRKIAEKWLGKSN, encoded by the coding sequence ATGTTTCGCCGTGTTATTCTTGCCCTGATTACCCTTGCCCTGCTCTGCGGGCCGGCGGCTGCCGCCGAAAAATTCGTTGTGGCCAGCGACTGCACATGGCCCCCCATGGAAATGCTGGACGCCAACAAGCAGCCTGAAGGCTTCTCCACCGACTACCTCCGCGCCATGGGCAAAGCCGCAGGCTTTGAGGTTGAAGTGCGCAACATCGCGTGGGACGGCATTTTTGGCGGTGTGGCCACCGGCCAGTACGACATCGTAGCTTCCTCGGTGACCATCACCCCCGAGCGTGAAAAGCAGTTTGACTTCTCCGCTCCTTACTATGAAGTGGTTCAGGCCGTGGTACTGCCCGCTGGCAAGAGCATCAAGACTCTGGCGGACCTCAAGGGCAAGAAGGTCGGCGGCCAGATCGGCACCACCGGCATCTTTGTTATGCGCAAGGCCAATGTCAGCGCGGATATCAAGGAATATGACGATGTGGGCCTGGCCATTCAGGATCTCGTGGGCGGCCGTCTTGACGCCGTTATCTGCGATGATCCGGTTGCCATGTACTATGTGAACAAAAAGCCTGACACCGCCGGCAAGCTGAACATTTCGTTCAAGGCCGACGAAAAGGAATACTATGGCTTCACCGTCCGCAAGGGCCGCAAGGACCTGGTGGAAAAGCTGAACAAGGGCATTGCCGCTGTGAAGGCTTCTGGCGAAGACCGCAAAATTGCTGAAAAGTGGCTTGGTAAATCCAACTAA